A region from the Tsuneonella mangrovi genome encodes:
- a CDS encoding diacylglycerol/lipid kinase family protein, with amino-acid sequence MEMDLVYNPMAGSFSERRLLALVRALERQGANVNLLPTRADGAVLSGKADLVCVHGGDGTLRDTVQTLGGDAGKVPLCIAPSGTINLVARELGYARDPRKFARQVSEAWARGPDGWIDAPLYTLGGMPVVACLSIGADSHAVAEVSGALKKWIGRLAYVVAIMRQLRRWPREKLAIKGELADGTPFETTAEAVIASHGALYAGPFRLSPRAALQADSVELITLDRSSRMTTLAFALAALLRMPIARLGLAEIRTVRRVTFDRCVSPVQVDGDHMPDCAYAIGPSGMSLRYVI; translated from the coding sequence ATGGAGATGGACCTCGTCTACAACCCGATGGCGGGCAGTTTCAGCGAGCGCCGCTTGCTGGCGCTGGTGCGCGCGCTGGAGCGGCAAGGCGCGAACGTCAACCTGCTTCCGACCCGGGCGGACGGAGCCGTGCTTTCGGGCAAGGCCGACCTGGTCTGCGTACACGGCGGCGACGGGACCTTGCGCGATACCGTGCAGACATTGGGGGGTGATGCGGGCAAAGTGCCACTTTGCATTGCTCCGTCGGGCACGATCAACCTCGTTGCGCGCGAGCTCGGCTACGCCCGCGATCCGCGCAAGTTCGCGCGCCAGGTTTCCGAGGCATGGGCGCGCGGGCCCGATGGCTGGATCGATGCACCGCTCTACACGCTCGGCGGAATGCCGGTTGTCGCGTGCCTTTCGATCGGGGCGGACAGTCACGCGGTGGCCGAGGTGTCGGGTGCGCTCAAGAAGTGGATCGGGCGGCTCGCGTATGTCGTGGCGATCATGCGCCAGCTGCGCCGCTGGCCGCGCGAGAAGCTGGCGATCAAGGGTGAACTGGCCGACGGCACGCCGTTCGAAACCACCGCCGAAGCGGTGATCGCCAGCCATGGCGCGCTCTATGCGGGGCCCTTCCGCTTGTCGCCGCGCGCAGCCTTGCAGGCGGATTCGGTCGAGCTGATCACGCTCGACCGTTCGTCGCGCATGACGACGCTGGCGTTCGCGCTCGCGGCCTTGCTGCGCATGCCGATCGCGCGGCTGGGGCTGGCCGAAATCCGCACCGTTCGCCGGGTCACCTTTGATCGTTGCGTCAGCCCGGTGCAGGTCGATGGCGATCACATGCCCGATTGCGCCTATGCCATCGGGCCCAGCGGGATGAGCTTGCGCTACGTGATCTGA
- a CDS encoding esterase/lipase family protein, producing the protein MTTAAADTARPPSRLLAITEPGRAMGEFAAFLAMRPLMGALPKGDGHGVLVLPGFLASDTSTGPMRRLLGQLGYVVEGWNLGRNVRVDDARVEEMMCCVEALYDRTGGKVSIVGWSLGGVFARELAKKMPDKVRQVITLGSPISDDRNHTNARRLFEYLNGREPEPIRKGDFRQLAEAPPVPTTSILTRGDGVVHWRGSVQHPGDHAQTENIEVYASHIGLGVNPSVMFALADRLAQADGDWHPFEAKGLCAFAFPKTRLH; encoded by the coding sequence ATGACCACTGCCGCTGCAGATACTGCGCGACCGCCCAGCCGCCTGCTGGCAATTACCGAGCCGGGCCGCGCAATGGGCGAATTCGCCGCATTCCTCGCGATGCGCCCGCTGATGGGCGCGCTCCCCAAGGGCGATGGCCACGGCGTGCTGGTGCTGCCCGGTTTCCTCGCCAGCGATACCTCGACCGGGCCTATGCGCCGCCTGCTGGGGCAGCTCGGTTACGTGGTCGAAGGCTGGAACCTCGGGCGCAACGTGCGAGTCGACGATGCGCGGGTCGAAGAGATGATGTGCTGCGTCGAAGCGCTCTACGATCGCACGGGAGGCAAGGTTTCGATCGTCGGCTGGAGCCTTGGCGGAGTCTTTGCGCGCGAATTAGCGAAGAAGATGCCCGACAAGGTCCGCCAGGTGATTACGCTCGGTAGTCCGATCAGCGACGACCGCAATCACACCAACGCGCGGCGGCTATTCGAATACCTCAATGGGCGCGAACCCGAGCCGATCCGCAAAGGCGATTTTCGCCAACTGGCGGAAGCGCCGCCGGTACCGACGACCTCGATCCTCACTCGCGGCGATGGCGTGGTCCACTGGCGCGGGTCGGTCCAGCATCCTGGCGATCATGCGCAGACCGAGAATATCGAAGTCTATGCAAGCCATATCGGCCTCGGCGTAAACCCCTCGGTGATGTTCGCGCTGGCCGACCGGCTGGCCCAGGCTGACGGAGACTGGCATCCGTTCGAAGCGAAAGGCCTGTGCGCCTTTGCGTTCCCGAAGACACGGCTCCACTAG
- a CDS encoding DNA gyrase inhibitor YacG gives MTSPRPCPICKKPRKEAFAPFCSQRCRDRDLAQWFNDGYAVPGPPASPDDIVRGEDSD, from the coding sequence ATGACTTCCCCTCGCCCTTGCCCGATCTGCAAGAAGCCACGCAAAGAAGCGTTCGCACCGTTCTGTTCGCAGCGCTGCCGCGACCGCGACCTCGCGCAGTGGTTCAACGATGGCTATGCCGTCCCCGGCCCGCCAGCGAGCCCCGACGACATCGTGCGCGGCGAGGACTCCGACTGA
- a CDS encoding division plane positioning ATPase MipZ yields the protein MKPDDFAERAGIGREPYTNGESPSRVLDEIDRHRNPHGHVVTFANEKGGVGKTTMAFHTCVALASRGMSVLAIDLDARQGSLARTLETRQATARCLGTRLPEVRACRIESNCSAIVQQEIARLGSGCDVIVIDAPGRDLPIVRRAIAIADTLVTPINASYFDLDGLGHFDPVTRRLREPSAFTRTVIDLREEQARRDIALADWVVAKNRVRTAETAQLARIDAAIAQLSGAYGIRVVDGLRERVAYRGLLQFGLATTDLKHLPQLSNTRTGDSREIARLVDSFDLPHKPGHPVEAAAERRVRIQGRTRANYVKALQEFLTPQRVEAPRKAAAVG from the coding sequence ATGAAACCAGACGATTTTGCCGAGCGCGCGGGAATTGGCCGCGAACCGTACACCAACGGGGAATCCCCTTCGCGGGTTCTCGACGAGATCGATCGCCACCGCAATCCGCACGGCCACGTAGTGACCTTCGCCAACGAAAAGGGCGGCGTGGGCAAGACCACGATGGCCTTCCATACCTGCGTCGCGCTCGCCTCGCGCGGGATGTCGGTCCTCGCAATCGACCTAGACGCGCGCCAGGGCAGCCTCGCGCGGACGCTGGAGACACGGCAGGCGACTGCCCGGTGCCTCGGCACCCGGTTACCCGAAGTCCGCGCGTGCCGGATCGAAAGCAATTGCAGCGCGATCGTCCAGCAGGAAATCGCCCGGCTCGGGAGCGGCTGCGACGTGATCGTGATCGATGCCCCCGGCCGCGACTTGCCGATCGTGCGCCGCGCGATCGCTATCGCCGATACGCTGGTGACGCCGATCAACGCGTCGTACTTCGACCTCGACGGATTGGGTCACTTCGACCCGGTGACGCGCCGCTTGCGCGAACCGAGCGCGTTCACCCGCACGGTCATCGACTTGCGCGAAGAGCAGGCCCGCCGAGACATTGCGCTGGCAGATTGGGTCGTTGCCAAGAACCGGGTCAGAACCGCCGAGACCGCCCAACTCGCGCGCATCGATGCCGCAATCGCCCAATTGTCAGGTGCATATGGGATTCGAGTGGTTGACGGCTTGCGCGAACGAGTCGCCTATCGCGGCTTGCTGCAGTTCGGGCTCGCGACGACCGACCTCAAGCACTTGCCGCAGCTCAGCAACACGCGCACCGGCGACAGCAGGGAAATCGCGCGCCTGGTCGACAGTTTCGACCTCCCCCATAAGCCCGGTCACCCTGTCGAGGCGGCAGCGGAGCGTCGCGTGCGGATACAAGGCCGGACCCGCGCCAACTATGTGAAGGCATTGCAGGAATTCCTCACTCCGCAGCGGGTCGAAGCTCCCAGGAAGGCGGCCGCGGTCGGCTGA
- a CDS encoding Maf family protein, which yields MPDNPTLVLASASPRRRELLARLGITPDRVAPADIDETPHKAELPRDYARRMAREKSEAAAEDSAFVLAGDTVVAAGRRILPKAEDEATARQCLELLSGRRHRVLSAIALRGPDGTVRERLSETTVRFKRLSDAELDAYLASGEWHGKAGGYAIQGAAEGLVAWIEGSHSGVVGLPLFETRALLRAAGFPIA from the coding sequence GTGCCCGATAACCCCACACTCGTCCTCGCATCGGCCAGCCCCCGGCGGCGCGAACTGCTCGCACGGCTGGGTATTACCCCCGATCGCGTCGCCCCTGCCGATATCGACGAAACGCCACACAAGGCCGAACTGCCCCGCGATTATGCCCGCCGGATGGCGCGCGAGAAGTCCGAAGCTGCCGCCGAAGACAGCGCATTCGTGCTGGCAGGAGACACAGTTGTCGCCGCCGGTCGCCGCATCCTGCCCAAGGCGGAAGACGAAGCAACCGCGCGCCAGTGCCTCGAACTGCTTTCGGGTCGGCGGCACCGCGTGCTGTCGGCGATCGCCTTGCGCGGGCCCGATGGCACTGTTCGCGAGCGCTTGAGCGAGACGACCGTACGCTTCAAACGGCTGTCCGACGCTGAGCTGGATGCCTATCTCGCCAGCGGCGAATGGCACGGCAAGGCCGGTGGATATGCGATCCAAGGCGCTGCCGAAGGGCTGGTTGCGTGGATCGAAGGCAGCCATTCGGGCGTTGTCGGATTGCCGCTTTTCGAGACCCGCGCGCTGCTTAGAGCCGCAGGATTTCCCATTGCCTGA
- a CDS encoding TonB-dependent receptor plug domain-containing protein encodes MRIPATCISLLALAAAGAPAAAQEAAPLAGTSAAAAAPNQAPVDPVDEIIVTATRIPGEVVTDVPPVVELNEQDIAAYGASSIDDLIGQLSAETSSGRGRGGQPIILINGQRIANFREFRRYPPEAIRKVQVLPEEVALKYGYPPDARVINIILKPDFASKDVELEFGMPPRGGTSTTQLQGSMLKIAGPNRFNASGEYTTTSPLTEAERGVVQSPDSVPTVATDPNPADFRTLVANDKKLEGNLTWTKGLGQDGLGGQFTLNGQVLHDITRSLSGLDTVLLTDPSGKTALRTLDANPIMRRTRSDTYSLGASFNKAFGGWQFQSTLDAVKGVSESAIDRRRDTSALVADAAAGTLAIDGPLPAVAGAGIDTATSNTYSIDSQTTLIGHPVSLPAGDIGVTLKGGYKLNGIESSDTRSVGADVSLDRRRTSGELTFAVPITSRRNGFGDAIGDVTLNLAGGVDKVSDFGTLWNYTAGLVWNPTDRLGLQATRIMQEIAPGLSQLGNPAITTYNVPIYDFTSGQTVLATVTSGGNPDLKAETQRDWKLSANYDLDIAERASFRIEYFHNHSTNTTNSFPLLTPAIEAAFPGRVTRANDGTLLAIDQRPVTFADESSSRIRYGFNIFGRFGKANAQGQGRGGSDDRPAPPPPPPAAAGGPPAAAPPVGGAFDPARFEAMRAKFCATPVGQTPDISQLPDRMQQRLKGEDGQVDPAKVAEMRQRFCAADGANGRPRFDPERFAKVRAALCPDPGKEPDLSILPPEALDRLKGSDGKIDPARLKALQARLCSMPMPGAQGGAGQSGPRSEGSANSDGNGRGGGMLPFGRRGNGQGRWMLSLYHTVELTNRILVAPGGPELDQLNGDATGSGGVPRHKIELEGGLFKSGIGGRVSANWQSATTVNGSGLPGSSDLHFGSLATFNLRMFVDLSQQRWLTGGGDDAGFWKGARFSLRVNNLFDARQRVTDGSGAVPLSYQPALIDPVGRFVEVEFRKMF; translated from the coding sequence TTGCGAATTCCAGCTACCTGCATTTCGCTGCTTGCGCTTGCTGCTGCCGGTGCGCCGGCTGCGGCCCAGGAAGCTGCGCCCTTGGCCGGCACCTCAGCCGCAGCTGCAGCGCCGAACCAGGCACCGGTCGATCCGGTCGATGAGATCATCGTTACTGCAACCCGAATTCCTGGCGAAGTAGTGACCGACGTTCCGCCGGTGGTCGAGCTCAACGAGCAGGATATCGCCGCCTACGGAGCTTCGTCGATCGACGACTTGATCGGCCAACTCTCCGCCGAAACCAGCTCGGGCAGGGGCCGTGGCGGGCAACCGATCATCCTCATCAATGGCCAGCGGATTGCCAATTTCCGCGAGTTTCGCCGCTATCCGCCCGAAGCAATCCGCAAGGTGCAGGTCCTGCCCGAAGAAGTCGCACTCAAGTATGGCTATCCGCCCGACGCGCGAGTGATCAACATCATCCTCAAGCCCGATTTCGCCAGCAAGGATGTCGAGCTCGAATTCGGGATGCCTCCGCGCGGCGGGACCAGCACGACCCAGCTGCAGGGATCGATGCTCAAGATCGCCGGACCGAACCGGTTCAATGCCAGCGGCGAGTACACCACCACCAGCCCGCTGACCGAGGCCGAGCGCGGAGTGGTTCAGTCGCCGGACAGCGTGCCGACCGTCGCGACCGACCCGAACCCGGCGGATTTCCGCACACTGGTGGCAAACGACAAGAAGCTCGAGGGCAACCTCACCTGGACCAAGGGCCTTGGGCAGGACGGGCTGGGCGGGCAGTTCACACTCAACGGGCAGGTCCTGCACGACATCACGCGCTCGCTGTCGGGCCTCGATACCGTCCTGCTGACCGATCCGTCAGGCAAGACCGCGCTGCGTACGCTCGATGCCAATCCGATCATGCGGCGTACCCGGTCCGATACCTATTCGCTCGGCGCATCGTTCAACAAGGCGTTTGGCGGCTGGCAGTTTCAATCGACACTCGATGCTGTCAAGGGCGTGAGCGAGAGCGCTATCGACCGGCGGCGCGACACCAGCGCACTGGTCGCCGATGCCGCTGCAGGGACGCTGGCGATCGACGGACCGCTCCCTGCCGTCGCGGGCGCAGGCATCGATACCGCGACGAGCAATACCTACAGTATCGACTCGCAAACGACATTGATCGGCCATCCCGTTTCGCTTCCGGCAGGCGATATCGGCGTGACGCTGAAGGGTGGTTACAAGCTCAACGGGATCGAAAGCAGCGATACCCGAAGCGTTGGCGCGGATGTGTCGCTCGATCGCCGCAGGACAAGCGGAGAGCTTACGTTCGCCGTCCCGATCACCAGCAGGCGCAACGGATTCGGCGATGCCATCGGCGATGTCACGCTCAATCTCGCGGGCGGGGTCGACAAGGTCTCCGACTTCGGCACGCTGTGGAATTACACGGCGGGTTTGGTGTGGAACCCGACCGATCGACTGGGGTTGCAGGCGACGCGGATCATGCAGGAAATCGCGCCCGGCCTGTCCCAGCTCGGCAATCCGGCGATCACCACCTATAACGTTCCGATCTACGATTTCACCTCCGGACAAACTGTGCTGGCGACCGTGACCAGCGGCGGCAATCCGGACCTCAAGGCCGAAACCCAGCGCGACTGGAAGCTTTCGGCCAACTACGATCTCGACATAGCCGAACGCGCAAGCTTCCGGATCGAGTACTTCCATAACCACTCGACCAATACGACCAACTCCTTCCCTTTGTTGACGCCTGCGATCGAAGCGGCGTTTCCGGGGCGTGTGACCCGGGCGAACGACGGCACATTGCTGGCGATCGACCAGCGTCCGGTGACATTTGCCGACGAGAGCAGTTCGCGGATTCGCTATGGTTTCAATATCTTCGGGCGTTTCGGCAAGGCGAACGCACAGGGGCAGGGCCGGGGCGGCTCCGATGACCGCCCGGCTCCCCCACCGCCGCCTCCTGCCGCAGCTGGCGGCCCGCCGGCGGCAGCACCTCCTGTCGGCGGCGCGTTCGATCCCGCGCGGTTCGAGGCGATGCGGGCGAAGTTCTGCGCCACTCCGGTGGGCCAGACCCCGGACATTTCGCAACTGCCCGACCGCATGCAGCAGCGCCTGAAAGGCGAGGACGGCCAGGTCGATCCGGCCAAAGTCGCTGAAATGCGCCAGCGGTTCTGTGCGGCCGATGGCGCGAACGGTCGTCCAAGGTTCGATCCCGAGCGGTTCGCCAAGGTGCGGGCAGCGCTGTGCCCCGATCCGGGCAAGGAGCCGGACCTGAGCATCCTACCGCCTGAAGCACTCGACCGGCTCAAGGGGTCCGATGGCAAGATCGATCCCGCGAGGCTCAAGGCGTTGCAGGCGCGGCTTTGCTCGATGCCGATGCCAGGCGCACAGGGCGGAGCCGGGCAGTCCGGTCCACGTAGCGAAGGCTCGGCCAATAGCGATGGGAACGGTCGCGGCGGCGGCATGCTCCCGTTCGGGCGGCGCGGGAACGGCCAGGGACGCTGGATGCTTTCGCTCTATCATACGGTGGAGCTGACCAACCGGATCCTTGTCGCGCCCGGCGGTCCGGAACTCGACCAGCTCAATGGCGATGCCACCGGCAGCGGCGGCGTGCCGCGTCACAAGATCGAACTCGAGGGCGGCTTGTTCAAGAGCGGCATCGGTGGGCGCGTATCGGCAAACTGGCAAAGTGCGACGACTGTGAACGGGAGCGGCCTTCCCGGTTCGAGCGACCTGCATTTCGGTAGCCTGGCAACCTTCAATTTGCGCATGTTCGTCGACCTCTCGCAGCAGCGCTGGCTGACCGGAGGCGGCGACGATGCAGGATTCTGGAAGGGTGCGCGGTTCTCGTTAAGGGTCAACAACCTGTTCGACGCGCGCCAACGAGTGACCGACGGCAGCGGAGCAGTTCCGCTAAGCTACCAGCCTGCCTTGATCGACCCAGTGGGCCGGTTCGTCGAGGTCGAATTCCGCAAGATGTTCTGA
- a CDS encoding cation:proton antiporter, with amino-acid sequence MHETSQALEAFDIAAILVVAAAIFGYINHHYIRLPHTIGLTVMGAFASLSVMLANALIPGITLDDWVANLLHEMNFTDTLLQGMLSFLLFAGAMHVDLERLKRDWAPVLLLSTVGVIISTLIVGALMWGVGALMALPIAPIWYFVFGALISPTDPVSVLGVLREENVPHSLQSAVAGESLFNDGVGIVVFTILLGAAVTGADFSIAEGAKLFAEEAGGGVLVGLVFGWLGYKALASMDEYTLEVLITLAIVMGGYALASAIHVSGPLAMAVAGLLIGNQGVAHAMSDTTADYVHKFWELVDEMLNSVLFLLIGLEMIALVPGRGHLVLGIAAIAITLLARAVSVGAMVKAVPGVSLDAPGAVRVLWWGGLRGGISIALVLSLPEGGTRNLLLAATFAAVLFSVLVQRATLGKMIERLQRQHLPSVEPEPEKIGMGSDY; translated from the coding sequence ATGCACGAAACGTCCCAAGCCCTCGAAGCGTTCGATATCGCCGCAATCCTCGTCGTCGCTGCGGCGATCTTCGGCTACATCAATCACCACTACATCCGCTTGCCGCACACCATCGGCCTGACGGTAATGGGCGCATTCGCCTCGCTCTCGGTGATGCTGGCCAATGCGCTGATCCCCGGGATTACGCTCGACGACTGGGTCGCGAACCTGCTCCACGAGATGAACTTCACCGACACCCTGCTGCAAGGGATGCTCAGCTTCCTGCTGTTTGCCGGGGCGATGCACGTCGATCTGGAGCGGTTGAAGCGCGACTGGGCGCCGGTGTTGCTGCTTTCGACCGTCGGGGTGATCATTTCGACACTGATCGTCGGCGCGCTGATGTGGGGCGTTGGTGCGCTGATGGCATTGCCGATCGCGCCGATCTGGTATTTCGTGTTCGGCGCGCTGATCAGCCCGACCGACCCGGTCTCGGTGCTCGGCGTGCTGCGCGAAGAGAACGTGCCGCACTCGCTCCAGTCGGCGGTCGCGGGGGAGAGCCTGTTCAACGACGGCGTCGGCATCGTGGTGTTCACGATCCTGCTCGGCGCAGCGGTGACCGGGGCTGACTTCAGCATCGCCGAAGGGGCCAAGCTGTTTGCCGAGGAAGCCGGCGGCGGGGTGCTGGTGGGCCTCGTGTTCGGCTGGCTGGGCTACAAGGCGCTGGCGAGCATGGACGAATACACGCTCGAGGTGCTCATCACGCTGGCGATCGTGATGGGCGGTTATGCGCTGGCAAGCGCGATCCACGTCTCCGGCCCGCTGGCGATGGCCGTGGCAGGGCTGTTGATCGGCAACCAGGGGGTGGCCCACGCGATGAGCGACACCACTGCCGATTACGTCCACAAGTTCTGGGAACTGGTCGACGAGATGCTCAACTCGGTGCTGTTCCTGCTGATTGGACTTGAGATGATCGCCCTCGTACCCGGTCGCGGACACCTGGTACTGGGGATTGCCGCGATTGCGATCACTCTGCTTGCCCGCGCAGTCTCGGTCGGGGCGATGGTCAAGGCAGTGCCCGGGGTCAGCCTCGATGCTCCCGGCGCGGTGCGCGTTTTGTGGTGGGGCGGGCTGCGTGGCGGCATCTCGATCGCGCTGGTGCTGTCGCTGCCCGAAGGCGGCACGCGCAACCTGCTGCTGGCAGCGACTTTCGCTGCAGTGCTGTTCTCCGTGCTCGTCCAGCGCGCCACGCTCGGCAAGATGATCGAACGGCTGCAACGCCAACACCTGCCCTCGGTCGAACCGGAACCGGAGAAGATCGGCATGGGTAGCGACTACTAG
- the purC gene encoding phosphoribosylaminoimidazolesuccinocarboxamide synthase codes for MSTRRRQIYEGKAKILYEGPEPGTLIQYFKDDATAFNAQKKGTINGKGVINNRISEYVFTRLAHIGIPTHFIRRLNMREQLIRQVEIVPLEVIVRNVAAGSLCKRLGIEEGEPLPHTLLEYSYKDDGLGDPFVSEEEIACFNWASHEEMQDISSMAIRINDFMSGMFAAIGIRLIDFKLEFGRLWDGDYSRLILADEISPDGCRLWDLATGEKLDKDRFRRDLGGEEEAYQEVARRLGLLQNDDGGPGEVFDLSAHRGRLRGKAKPKK; via the coding sequence ATGTCGACCCGCCGCCGCCAGATCTACGAAGGCAAGGCCAAGATCCTCTACGAAGGCCCCGAACCGGGCACTTTGATCCAGTATTTCAAGGACGACGCGACCGCGTTCAACGCCCAGAAAAAGGGCACGATCAACGGCAAGGGCGTGATCAACAACCGCATCAGCGAGTATGTCTTCACGCGGCTGGCGCATATCGGCATCCCGACGCACTTCATCCGCCGCCTCAACATGCGCGAACAGCTGATCCGCCAGGTCGAGATCGTTCCGCTCGAAGTGATCGTGCGCAACGTTGCTGCCGGCTCGCTGTGCAAGCGCCTCGGCATCGAGGAAGGCGAACCGCTGCCGCACACGCTGCTCGAATACAGCTACAAGGACGACGGGCTCGGCGATCCGTTCGTTTCGGAAGAGGAAATCGCCTGCTTCAACTGGGCGAGCCACGAGGAGATGCAGGACATTTCCAGCATGGCGATCCGGATCAACGATTTCATGAGCGGGATGTTCGCCGCGATCGGCATCCGCCTGATCGACTTCAAGCTCGAATTCGGGCGACTGTGGGACGGCGACTATTCGCGCCTCATCCTGGCCGACGAAATCAGCCCCGACGGCTGCCGCCTGTGGGATCTAGCGACCGGCGAGAAGCTCGACAAGGACCGCTTCCGCCGCGACCTCGGCGGTGAGGAAGAGGCCTACCAGGAAGTGGCTCGCCGTCTCGGCCTGCTGCAGAACGACGACGGCGGCCCGGGCGAGGTCTTCGACCTGTCCGCTCACCGCGGCCGGCTACGCGGCAAGGCCAAGCCCAAAAAGTAA
- a CDS encoding ribonuclease — MPEWLVEDGIGEQRALLVEDDRVLSAKVRWPGEFCAEDPIEAKLVRKEAGASQGVGETADGRQVLIDRLPRDAQEGATLPLVVTRGAIAERGRYKLPAARPADTIDANRSNTVFGSSKTVRRFPDGLWEEVWSAAASSEIAFNGAALLLSVTPAMTVIDIDGDLPARELALAAVEPLAQALRWFDLGGSIGIDFPTIADKAGRRAVDEALAKALADWPHERTAMNGFGFVQLVARLEGPSLLHRLATSRAAAAARLALRRAEHLDGAGATLLTVHPALAARFTPEWLSELTRRTGREVRIETDPALAIEAPHAQLVAR, encoded by the coding sequence TTGCCTGAGTGGCTCGTCGAAGACGGGATCGGAGAACAGCGCGCGCTGCTGGTCGAAGACGACAGGGTGCTGTCCGCAAAGGTCCGCTGGCCAGGAGAATTCTGCGCCGAGGATCCCATCGAAGCGAAATTGGTCCGCAAGGAAGCAGGTGCTTCGCAGGGCGTGGGAGAGACCGCCGACGGACGGCAAGTGCTGATCGATCGCCTGCCGCGCGATGCCCAGGAAGGGGCGACACTGCCCCTCGTGGTCACACGCGGCGCGATCGCCGAGCGCGGGCGTTACAAGCTCCCCGCTGCTCGTCCAGCGGATACGATCGACGCGAATCGCAGCAACACCGTATTCGGCAGTTCCAAGACGGTCCGGCGGTTTCCTGATGGACTTTGGGAAGAAGTCTGGAGCGCTGCCGCTTCGAGCGAGATCGCTTTCAATGGCGCCGCGTTGCTGCTGTCCGTCACCCCGGCGATGACAGTGATCGACATCGACGGCGACCTGCCCGCACGCGAACTCGCGCTGGCTGCGGTCGAACCGCTCGCACAGGCGCTGCGCTGGTTCGATCTCGGCGGCTCGATCGGGATCGATTTTCCGACGATCGCCGACAAGGCCGGTCGGCGCGCGGTGGACGAGGCATTGGCCAAGGCGCTGGCTGACTGGCCGCACGAGCGCACCGCGATGAACGGCTTCGGTTTCGTCCAACTGGTCGCCCGGCTCGAAGGGCCGTCGCTGCTGCACCGGCTGGCCACCTCGCGAGCGGCGGCAGCAGCAAGGCTCGCCCTGCGCCGCGCCGAGCATCTCGACGGAGCGGGTGCGACCTTGCTGACGGTCCACCCGGCACTCGCCGCCAGGTTCACGCCGGAGTGGCTCTCCGAACTCACGCGCCGAACGGGCCGAGAGGTGCGGATCGAGACCGATCCCGCCCTTGCCATAGAGGCTCCGCACGCCCAGCTAGTGGCGCGATGA
- the infA gene encoding translation initiation factor IF-1 has protein sequence MAKEELLEMRGKVVELLPNAMFRVELENGHEILGHTAGKMRKNRIRVLTGDEVLVELTPYDLTKGRITYRFMPGRGGPGPQ, from the coding sequence ATGGCAAAAGAAGAACTCCTCGAAATGCGCGGCAAGGTGGTCGAACTGCTGCCCAACGCGATGTTCCGGGTAGAGCTCGAAAATGGCCATGAGATCCTCGGCCACACCGCCGGCAAGATGCGAAAGAACCGCATACGCGTGCTCACTGGCGATGAAGTGCTGGTCGAGCTTACCCCTTACGACCTGACCAAGGGCCGCATCACTTACCGCTTCATGCCGGGACGCGGCGGCCCGGGGCCGCAGTAA